CGCTGTTGTCACTCGTGGACTGGACCTGGATGGCCAGACCGAGCCCCAGGACGAACAGCAGCAGCGCGACCACCAGTTGCGCGCGCGTGACACGCGGCGGCCACAGGCCGGCGATCAGCCGCTGACGGCCGGTCATCTCTGCATCGGTGGGAGTGCCCGGCTCCTCCGCGGCCTCCGGACCATCGGCGCTCTCGGGCACATCAGCGGCCCGCGCCGGACTCACCGGCTCGTGGGCGCTCTCAGGCCCGGGCTGCCCAGCTCTCCCGGTGCTCGCTACGCGGTCGGCGCTCTCGGGGTGCTTGTGGCGCTCGCGGTTCCCAGGGTGCCCGTGGTTCTCGGGGTGCTCGGCGTTCCGCGCGGTCATCGGCTCGTGCTCCTGCATCGGTCTCACGCCCGGAAGACATGGCGGCGGATGGCAGCCGCGTTGGAGAAGATCCGGATACCCAGCACCACCACCACACCCGTCGACAGCTGGGCACCGACGCCCAGCTTGTCGCCGAGGAACACGATCAGGGCGGCGACCACGACGTTCGACAGGAAGGAGACCACGAAGACCTTGTCGACGAAGATCCCGTCGAGCATGGCGCGCAGACCGCCGAATACCGCGTCCAGGGCCGCGACCACGGCGATCGGCAGGTAGGGCTCGACCACCGCCGGTACTTCGGGGCGGAGCAACAGTCCCGCCACGACTCCCACGACGAGGCCCAGTACGGCGATCACGATGTGCCCTTCCCTGTCTCTGAGTCTTCCGTGCCCGGACGCGTGCCTGCCCGGGCATCAGCGGTCCTCGGCTGTGCGGTACGCACTATCAGGCTCGGCGCAGCCGGCAGGCGCACCTCTTCCTGGGGAGAGATGGTGCTTCGGATGCCGAAGTTCTCTTCCAGCGCGTGCAGATACTGTCCGTCGACGCTGTCCTGGAAGACCGTCCCCAGCTTCTTGGCGTTCCCGACGGCCAGGACCGTGTAGGGCGGCACCAGCGGCTTGTTGTCGACCAGTATGGCGTCACCCGCCGCCCGGATCGCGGACAGGGCGGTCAGCCGCTGGCCGTTGATGGCGACGGCCTCGGCACCCGACTCCCACAGGCCGTTCACGACGCGCTGCATGTCCCGGTCGCGTACTCGGCCCGTGTCGGAGAACCCGGAGCTCTCACGGGGCCCGCCGCCGTCGGCCTCGGTGCCCTTGGCGTCGTCCACGACGAGCTTGACCCCCGGACCGTGCACCTCCGTGTCGCCGGAAAGCAGACCGACCAGCTCGGCCCGGTCACCGCCGTGCTTCTCCAGCGCCTTGCGCTGCCGCTCCCCCACCTCGTCACGAAGGCGCTCCACATCGGCTTCGAGTGTGTCGGCGGCCGCCGTCTCGGCATCGATGCGGTCGATGAGCTCCTCACGCTCCTTCGCCACCACCGGTGCCGATATCCGCGCCTGAGCCGCGCCCAACGTCACCACAAGTGCGGCCAGCACCAGGCCCGCGGCAAGACCGAGCTTGGCCCGCAGCGGCTTCGACAGGACTGCGCCCTCCGCGTCCCTGCGAGCAGCCGCCTCCGCATAGCCGTCATCCAGGCTGTGGTCCATCACGTTGGTCAGCAGCGACATCGACGCATCAGGACGAGTTGGCGGGGCTGTGCTCCGAACGGGGGGCTGCTGCGGCATGCCGCACATCGTCGCACGTCGCCCCCGCTACCGCCGAATGGCCCCACCTGTGTGCCGGAAGGCGTTCCTCGCCGCCGCCTTCCGGCACACAGCTGCCTGCCTGGGGCTACGGCAGCGGCTTCAGTTCCCGGCGCT
This DNA window, taken from Streptomyces sp. SCSIO 30461, encodes the following:
- a CDS encoding small basic family protein; translation: MIAVLGLVVGVVAGLLLRPEVPAVVEPYLPIAVVAALDAVFGGLRAMLDGIFVDKVFVVSFLSNVVVAALIVFLGDKLGVGAQLSTGVVVVLGIRIFSNAAAIRRHVFRA
- a CDS encoding DUF881 domain-containing protein encodes the protein MPQQPPVRSTAPPTRPDASMSLLTNVMDHSLDDGYAEAAARRDAEGAVLSKPLRAKLGLAAGLVLAALVVTLGAAQARISAPVVAKEREELIDRIDAETAAADTLEADVERLRDEVGERQRKALEKHGGDRAELVGLLSGDTEVHGPGVKLVVDDAKGTEADGGGPRESSGFSDTGRVRDRDMQRVVNGLWESGAEAVAINGQRLTALSAIRAAGDAILVDNKPLVPPYTVLAVGNAKKLGTVFQDSVDGQYLHALEENFGIRSTISPQEEVRLPAAPSLIVRTAQPRTADARAGTRPGTEDSETGKGTS